The region CCGCTGCTGTCGATCGGCGACATCGCCGGCATCGCCCAACTGGCCGCCTCGTCGGACGTCAAGGTGTTGGTGGACAACACTTTCGCTTCGCCCGCACTGCAGCAGCCGCTGACCCTCGGGGCCGACATCGTGCTGCACTCGACCACGAAGTACATCGGCGGACACTCCGACGTAGTGGGCGGTGCGCTGCTGACCAACGACGAGGAACTCGACACCGCGTTCGCGTTCCTGCAGAACGGCGCGGGCGGGGTGCCAGGCCCGTTTGATGCGTACCTGACCATGCGTGGGCTCAAGACCTTGGTGTTGCGGATGCGTCAGCACAGCGAAAACGCCACGGCCGTCGCCGAATTCCTGGCCAACCACCCCGCAATCGACACCGTCCTGTACCCCGGACTGCCCAGCCACCCCGGCCACGATGTCGCCAAGCGTCAGATGAGCGCATTCGGCGGCATGGTGTCGGTGCGGATGGCGGGTGGACCGCAGGCGGCGCACGACTTCTGTTCGAAGACAGAGGTTTTCATCCTCGCCGAATCGCTGGGCGGCGTCGAGTCGCTGATCGAGTATCCCGGCGCGATGACGCACGCGTCGACGGCCGGCTCGCAGCTGGAGGTGCCCGACGATCTGGTGCGGCTCTCGGTCGGTATCGAGGACCCCGCCGACCTGCTTGCCGATCTGGAGCAGGCGCTGGCCTGAAAGAGGTTTGCACCGGCGATCGCCCGGCTATCTGATGCCGAGTGACGGTCGAAACGAAGGCCCCCGCCAAGCTCAAGCGCGACATCACCGGTCCGCTGCTGTTCCTGTTCATCCTCGGCGACGTGCTCGGCGCGGGCATCTACGCGCTGATCGGGGTGCTGGCCCAAAAGGCGGGCGGGGCATTGTGGTTACCGCTGCTGCTCGCGCTGCTGCTGGCCCTGTTGACCGCGGGCTCGTACGCCGAGCTGGTCACCAAGTACCCGAAGGCAGGCGGCTCCGCTGTCTTCGCCGAGCGGGCGTTCGGCTCCCCGCTGGTGTCCTTCCTCGTTGGCTTCAGCATGCTGGCGGCCGGGGTGACGAGCGCCGCCGGTCTGTCGCTGGCGTTCTCGGGTGAGTACCTCGCGACGTTCGTCGACGTTCCGGTGACCGCGGCCGCCGTGGCGTTCCTCGCGCTGGTGGCGTGCCTGAACGCCCGGGGCATCAAAGAGTCGGTGAAGAGCAACGTGGTCATGACCGTGATCGAGTTCAGCGGTCTTCTCATCGTGGTCGGTGTCGTCGCGGTGATGGTCGGCCGCGGCGACGGGGACCTGTCGCGGATCGGGCAGTTTCCCCCGGATGTGGCCCCGCCGCTGGCCGTGCTCAGCGGTGCCATCGTCGCCTACTACTCCTTTGTGGGCTTCGAGACGTCGGCGAACGTCGTCGAGGAGATCCGCGATCCCAGCCGCGTGTACCCGAAGGCGTTGTTCGGCGCGCTCGGCACCGCCGGCGCGGTCTACGTGCTCGTCGGACTGGCCAGTGCGATCGCGCTGCCCCCTGACGAACTGGCCGAGTCGTCGGGGCCGTTGCTCGCCGTCGTGCAAGCGTCGAAGGTCGGCATTCCGGATTGGCTCTTCAGTTTCATCGCGCTGATCGCCGTCGCCAACGGTGCCCTGCTGACCATGATCATGTCGAGCAGGCTCACCTATGGCATGGCCGAACAGGGCCTGCTGCCCGCCGCGCTGGGCAGGGTGCTGCCCAACCGGCGAACACCGTGGGCGGCGATTCTGGCGACGACCGCGGTGGCGATGGTGCTGACCGCCGTCGGCGACCTGTCCACCCTGGCCGAAACCGTGGTGCTGCTACTGCTTTTCGTCTTCCTGTCCACGAACATCGCCGTGCTGGTGTTGCGTCGCGACACCGTCGAGCACGAGCACTTCCGCGTGTGGCGCGTCGTCCCGGTGTTGGGTGTGGCGTCGTGCATCCTGCTGCTCACCCAGCAGCGCGCCATGGTGTGGCTGTTCGCGGCGATTCTGCTCGCGGTCGGCGCCGTCCTGCACGGCGTCGCGAGGTGGGCGGGCAATCGTTAGCTGAGCGCCCCGCGCACGGCCGACGCGGTGATCGCCAGATTCACTTCGGGCATCGCGGTCGGGTATTCGTCGACCCAACTGCCCATGGCGATTTCACCGGCCCGCGCGTGCACCCACCGCCAGCCGCGGTCGTTGAGGCTCAGCAGCGCGCCGAGGCCGTCGATGGCGTGCAACAGCGAGATGATCGCCGCCGTCGGTGGTGCTGGCGGCCGTCGGTCGAACAACGCGGCCAGCAGCGCCGAGCGCGCCCGGGCGACCCTTTCCCTGTTGGTCAGCGGCCAGGCGTACGGATGGCTGAACCGCTTGGAGTTCAACCGAACCCGGCGGATCTGGCCGGTGTACTCCAGATAGCTGGCCAGGTTTTCCTCGGTGTGCTTGGCCAGCCGTTTGACGGCCG is a window of Mycobacterium sp. 3519A DNA encoding:
- a CDS encoding cystathionine gamma-synthase, with the translated sequence MHKYKGLATKAIHAGFRPDPGTGAVNAPIYASSTFAQDGVGGLRGGFEYARTGNPTRAALEASLAAVEEATFGRAFSSGMAATDCALRAVLRPGDHVVIPDDAYGGTFRLIDKVFTQWGIGYTAVALSDLDAVRAAITPQTRLIWVETPTNPLLSIGDIAGIAQLAASSDVKVLVDNTFASPALQQPLTLGADIVLHSTTKYIGGHSDVVGGALLTNDEELDTAFAFLQNGAGGVPGPFDAYLTMRGLKTLVLRMRQHSENATAVAEFLANHPAIDTVLYPGLPSHPGHDVAKRQMSAFGGMVSVRMAGGPQAAHDFCSKTEVFILAESLGGVESLIEYPGAMTHASTAGSQLEVPDDLVRLSVGIEDPADLLADLEQALA
- a CDS encoding APC family permease, producing MTVETKAPAKLKRDITGPLLFLFILGDVLGAGIYALIGVLAQKAGGALWLPLLLALLLALLTAGSYAELVTKYPKAGGSAVFAERAFGSPLVSFLVGFSMLAAGVTSAAGLSLAFSGEYLATFVDVPVTAAAVAFLALVACLNARGIKESVKSNVVMTVIEFSGLLIVVGVVAVMVGRGDGDLSRIGQFPPDVAPPLAVLSGAIVAYYSFVGFETSANVVEEIRDPSRVYPKALFGALGTAGAVYVLVGLASAIALPPDELAESSGPLLAVVQASKVGIPDWLFSFIALIAVANGALLTMIMSSRLTYGMAEQGLLPAALGRVLPNRRTPWAAILATTAVAMVLTAVGDLSTLAETVVLLLLFVFLSTNIAVLVLRRDTVEHEHFRVWRVVPVLGVASCILLLTQQRAMVWLFAAILLAVGAVLHGVARWAGNR
- a CDS encoding GPP34 family phosphoprotein, translating into MAQIAEDLFLLLLDNASAQPGLERPRRERVLAGAVLLDLAHACRVRPAMAEEPIETGKLVALGAPGPMDPVVAPAFELLQRRPLRPATAVKRLAKHTEENLASYLEYTGQIRRVRLNSKRFSHPYAWPLTNRERVARARSALLAALFDRRPPAPPTAAIISLLHAIDGLGALLSLNDRGWRWVHARAGEIAMGSWVDEYPTAMPEVNLAITASAVRGALS